A window of Tachypleus tridentatus isolate NWPU-2018 chromosome 7, ASM421037v1, whole genome shotgun sequence genomic DNA:
ATCTATTGTTCGAACTATTATTAAAGAAGGTTGtgtttttctgaaaattaataatgtaatattaatgatGATACAAGTGAAGAATTTATTACGCATTCAGGATGTTTAAAGCCATTACAGTCTCTCCAATAACTCCTAGAGTGATCAGTGATATATTAACCTGATGTTTCGTCATTGTCCTTATTCCTGTAATTGTTGCGTATTTTTCTGTTGAGCTCTACCGGTTGTTTActattattaacaatttaaatttgtaatacatCACTTTTACAATTAGCTTCCAAAATCTTTGAGTTTTAGTCAGTGGTTAAACTGGGGTTTAATATTCCCAGTTTAACGACTAGGTGCTATTTTTAATCCGTAAAATTTAAGACTAAAGAACATAACAGATTCAAGCTAATCTGTTGATGTTTAGCGAATTATTAGCAAACCGTTTAACGTAACGTCGATTTCCTTTATTCGTGTTATAACACGTCTTTTACGccttgtttagtttgttttcggGGACCTGCATGGTTAcgttgactcgcaatttgagggtcgctggttcgaatccccgccctAACAAACAGGCTCGtcctttcagtttgtttgtttggtttggaatttcgcacgaagctactcgagggctatctgtgctagccgtccctaatttagcagtgtaagactagagggaaggcagctagtcatcaccacccaccaccaactcttgggctactctttaccaacgaatggtgggattgaccgtcacattatacacccccacggctgggagggcgagcatgtttagcgcgacgcgagcgcgaacccgcgaccctcggattacgagtcgcacgccttacgcgctaggccatgccgggcccgtcctTTCAGTGGAAAGCGAACCGAGGAGTCAATGGCGTTCGAAACGTTATGTCACTAAATGCGATCTTCACTTTCAGCTGTGAGtgtgttatttataaaagtggcagtcattttagttatttgtttcaaaGATTCTGAAAAGTCCATGAGCTGAAGTTTCAAATACTACTGAAGAAAGTAAGATTAAGATAGTCCCAGACGGTAAGAAAATAATATCCAAATATTGTTTCAGTGTACAACAAAGCAATTTCAGATGTTTGCACTAATCCAACTTATACGAAAAGCTAATGAAAACTGACTTTACAGCACGTGTTTTTTAAAATAGAAGTGCAATTATTATTTCGTTCATTGTACTCAATAATTCTTAAAGACGTTTGACCAACCTACTCGATAATAAgcgttaaaataatttagttacagTGGCGACACTCCTGAAATTTATTTgcttaagtaatttttaataactcTTTTATCAAAAgcaacatttcccagtttgtttttttgaatttcgtacaaagctacacgagggctatctgtgctagccgtccctaatttagcagtgtaagactagagggaaagcagttagtcatcaccacccaccgccaacttttgggctactcaacgaatagtgggattgaccgtaacattataacgcccccacggctgggagggctagcatgtttggcgcgacggggatgcgaacccgcaaccttcagattacgagtcgcacgtcttaacacgcttagccatgccgggccaacatttCCCAGAATGTAATGTTCTGAGTTAATTAGATAACCTTGTACAAGGAAAATCCACTCAACACGACACTATCTAATTTCAGGTTAATGCCTAGATCtgcttaatttgttttacaatacatatataaagcTTTTCTCCAGTGCCATCTGCCTGCCATTCATACTTTCAGAAATATGGGGTCGGCACTGCTGTAAATTACCGATGAACCTGCTACGGAATATTACATTCACATCAGTAAATGCAATTTGAGTGTGATTGACCACGCAGAACGATAGATTGCAGAAAAGGTACCCTGGATTCACTTTGTAGTTCTGTTTAAACTTAACccaaggaaaaattaaaattctttgttttattttcgtttaCCCTCACTGCTTAACAACCTACTGAATAAAAAGACCCTTAGTTTATTCAAATTCAGTAATTAAAGAAGGGCTGTGTGCACCGAAGTGCGTACCGCTGAcgttaaaaaaaaaggtatactTCTGCGAAACATCTGACCCATATATTTTCggttcagcaaaaaaaaaaaaaaaatcccttaaaCTCCTGCAAATGGATATTTATTGTATGGATAAGATGGATATTTATgcgtttttttataattttgtatttataaatatatatatatttgtatataattttgtttgtctggaattaagcacagagctacacatggGGCAAAatgcactctgcccaccacgggtatcgaaatatgGTTTCTCGCCGTgtgggtccgcagacatactgctgtgccactggggaacttgtatataaataaatgaacagGTTTCAACCTATTGATGACATTAATTATCAATAGGCGATTGAATCAGCACTTTACAACAATAATGAATGAAACCGCTATCAGTCGAAGTTGCCAACTTGATGTCGTAACAAACAGTCTCTGTGGTAATAGCACCTAAGTGCACTGGTGATATCCCATCAAATACAAACGCTGATGTTAAACTTGTAAGCCGTCGTAGAAAATCAAATAAGGATATAAAGCTTGGTGCTTACACTCACAACGTCTCAGCTTCTACTGCCTTTCATTGACAACTATAAGTTGACAACGATTGATAACAGAAGAgtatatcaaaaaatgtttacatttggtGTCTGCGcaatgaatatatttttcatcaGGGCACCTTTTCTCTTGTGTGTAGATTATTGTATTTCGGTTTTACTACACTAATctctttaattaaacaaaaatgcaCTACTTTTCTAGTTCTACGTAGCCCCTTCTCCAATGGAACAACGGTATATATCCGGACATACAACGCTATAAATTgagttcgatacccgtggttggcaaagTCAAAATAGCcagccaattgtgtagttttgtgcttaactccaaataAACAAGTTTAGTGTATATTGCTTTATTGACGCTGTCGTTGTTTAGCCCAGAGGACTCTATCTTAATGAAAGGTATTATAACCCAATTAGAGTGATAATTATTTTGCTTATTACGGTTAAGTTACACTGCAATTTATTCAGCactgaatatacatttttatacacaagtgaaatatgtttattatgaGAAAATGTTTGATGATTATGTACAgtgataaagatatattttatgttcataCTGAGAAAAAGTTTAGTGATTGTGTATAATGACAAACATAAAATTCGTGCGTTGGAAATGATAGGTTGAGCAGAGTCACAGAGTCAAGTTGGGAGAATTTATTCATGTAAGTTCGTCAAATGACATGTTTGATGCTTGATACACCAgcattaaaatactattttcaaGGGGATTAAAATAATGGTGATAATAACTGAATTAACATTCTTCtcttaactatttattttaagatGTAGAAATAGTATTATAAATTAGAGACGATTGGAGAGCTAAATTATTAAATGCAGTATTTACGACCCAGAAGTTACTTTGTCACCAACATAGAATATATCTTGCCTTCCTTTCCAACAAGAAAGTTCTGGAAGGTGTAGGGTTCATGAACTTTTTTCCAAAGTCCTGCTCGACAAAGTTCATTAACTCCTTCATTAAACTTGTCTTCCTTGAATCTCTCCGAATAACAACTGAAGTCCCGCATGCTCCAACAGATATAACCCCCTGTAGAAGTAGGATATCCGAGGttagaacaaaaaacagtttgCGAAATTGTGAtagaaactaaaatgtttaaGTACTTGTGGATGGAAGATTGgtttaatgtaataattaattttaatacactttatttttttcagtttataacaatatttaattatttagtgatGGCCACACATCAGGAACAAGAAAGGTTTGtattaacaaaagtaatttaaatagcAAATGCTTCAGTTGATAAAGaatgtattttcttatttagattaacatattttaaatattagcgCATTTATCATTAATTAGCCTGTTCCTAATTTTATGCTTAGATTAATACATTAGGCAAACTGATAAGCTAATAACATTCTTGGGATTTATTTTAACAAGCAAAATCAGATTCGCCATTTTCTGTCCTTTGATTACTGGCAAACGCTTAATACAATATGATATAATTATATCATCTGGACGACAAGAGTTTTAATAAAGTCTTTAAGAACGTGTATGTTTAAAAGTTCGTGACTACAAGTTCAGtttaaacttgtttataaaatatagtgaAATGAAGAGCTACTGGCAATTTTCTTTGCAGAGAATATCATGATAAGTTTTCTCCATTTTTATCTCGTATATATTCAGACTTTCTTCTATCAACTAGTCCTATcacatattgttattttttgatcactggttatgttttttttattataaaatatcaaccTACCTGAAAAATGAACTGACCTAGATTCTGATGTTCGATTCCTAAGCTTACTACccttaagtcttacactgctaaattagggacggctagcgcagatagccctcgtgtagctttgcgcgaaattcaaaacaatcaaacacttTAAGTTTATGATGCGGAACTTTATTGCAACTGTCGTCAACTAAAATACTGTACTGATTAGTAGATGGAGGTTCATGTTGATTTTATCGTGCATTATTTGACttattgctttttattttattcttttatttgatGGATCTGTATGATATCGAATACATATTATCAGATgcactattttttatttactatgcGTCACAACGTACTGGACATAGGTGGTTAATTGTAATCGGTTATCgcgaaaaaaaaagaagacagaaATCAAGTAACTTACCGGGTTTAACAATTCGAATTAGTTCTGGTAAACAGTCAGTATAAAGATGTCCTGGGGAGAAAGCTCCACTTAGCACTACACCATCATACTCATCTGTATGTAAATATGAAAGATTCTTAACCAAATACGATAGTTTTTCTTAGGCATCAAAAATAGACAATATAAAGTAACTCATTCATAGTTCTACATTAAGGTAGCTATTCTTCACATTAAAAAGTAAACTactgtattttgtataattaaaaaagtcagaactaccacaatacacatacaaacattattatgtatatacaaCAATAACACACCCATGTGTgattacacacatacacagttaAAAGCAAATCACAATGGTTAGATCTACATCTACTCTTTAGCTATCTGTTTTCGTAGATCTTTTGACCGTTAACTGAATGGCATGTCATAcggcaggggcgtagatcctgggggaatggggtatacatcccccccttcattttaggtgggggcaTGGTGCATACAATCAATCCCCGCCTACAGTTTGGTTTCTTGAATTGTTTttttgcatcacaggcctacaaattgtgtgtttgttcttctgATTCTCGTGTTATtatcaatcgaattacataattaggcctagatgtaggctttttcagtagccgaaatgtacatctttaacataggcgtgcttctaagcttttcgatctaagcgatagttcgtaagtatcagtcagtaggcctaaatatACATGCAAGTATACTTgcacaagattactctgtgactgcatgtttacagctttcaggttcacgtaatcagagattaccaatttgcaaattgaacagtccacataagtggttgcaaaaaccATCCTCcctatcgggtgtaaaaaatctacgcccctacGACGTAcgctaataataacaaaatactacatacacaaaaaaaaagattaaatttatAGATGATTTTTATGATACTTCCCATGTTACTAAATGAGTTTATAAGGACACTGAAATTTAACTGTAGGTTAACGCGACTGTCATTGCTGCTGCATAATCTAATCCAACGAACATCAGTGACAACAGTGTATAACTGTTGAACTTTAATCGCTGATGATAGTGTTTGTTCAATAGTTATACGTTGTTGCACGATCATTAATGTTTGTCAACTTCTAATTTAGTGCAGTTCAGGTAGAAAATACATTCTACGCATGTTTAtgttacaaaacaatataatacctTTTACATTTGTCACAAAAGAATAAATTGACATGCTACCACAACACCTTGTATATTAAATATCTAAATGGAAACCAAACTACttactgaaaacaacaataaacacataAGTTGAGacggtagtttgtttgttttgggcaCTTAGTTGCACAATGGGGTATCCTGTTCTCACCACATCGATCGAACACAGATTTGAAGCATCTTATAAGCACcctgacttaccgctgagccactggaaggcaTTCTGCAGTAACGTAAAAACTAAATCCTTTCTGTAAGTAATTGTAACGCAGATAAAAAGGTAAGATAAGATGGAAGTAAATACTTGGaaatataaatacacatgcaATGTAGTTTCGCCtttatgaaaactttaattaatacaaTTTGCTTGTACATCAACACATGAACTTTTCCTCACCAGAGCCAAATTTGTTTTTGAGAAGCAGGGAAAGGAGGGATCAAGTAATTGTTTCTTGGAAGTATTGTATGCATGGTTGGAAAGCAGAGAACCCGCTGTATCCAAACATGTAATCCATATAATAGTAACGTATGTAAGTCGGATGTTAGAAGTAGTCAAAGAGACAGATAGTTTCAGAGTAGTCGATGATCTTACCAGCAACAGACATTCACACTTATTGATTATCTCTTCTTCCAATTCTCAAATAAAATTATACGACCTTTCTTCATTGTCTATTTTAGGTTGGAGGACTTGTTCTTCTATTCTACCAGAAGGTTACCACCACTGTCGTTACTGCACTTATCAGCACCAAATCTATTTTGAGTCCCGCTATAATATTTTTGGGCTAGAAAGATAGATTTTCCTCAACAAGGGCTGTTAAAAAGTCCACCGTTATCGCACCCACAGCGACTCTACAGGTTGCAAGTTGGACATCTGGGAACCTTAAACATGATCGAAGGAATGATTATGATGTGTCGAAGAGCAGCACAGTTCCAGCCACCGTGAGAAGGACTTGGAGCTATCTTCTGAACATCTGTCGAACTCTGGTGTGAAAAACAAATGAGTGAAAGAGAGATTTTATGTTAAACGTAtgctttagtaaatattacaactgCATAAAAAATCGAAATATGGCGtccaacgttttttttttttttttacagcgtGGCAACAAGACCAGGAAGTGAAGAACAGCTGGCCTTAtgcaaaagtaaataatataaacccaataattgaaaataaatgtttttgatacaGAACGAACTGtgtatctatataaacataatagtactgtcttttctatgcccatgtaactacttcgcagggtgtggatgaatTTTCACCAAATTTTGTGTGGAGGTTCATTGAATCCATAGGGAGGAACGTGGAAACTtacggtttcatattttgtgttttgcagtttttatgggcatttttgcgttttttttttttttacaattacgtataagAGAAGCAGCGTTTCATGTCCTaatataacctttcattaattatgaaattacaaaactTCCATCCAAAGGTACTCCAGCTAGATAGAGTCAAATGCATACCcatgaagttttatattttacttactgtCGTCAATTGGAGCTCTCCTGCCTTCCCCAATAAGAGCTGTGATATACCTTAAGTACACGTTCTTCTTTTTGGCAATATCCAACAGCGCTTGAGAGCCATCTAAACCATCAATGTTAGTGAACCCTCTCTTTCGAAGCTGTTGCAGAGATAGAGGATAAGTAAGATACACATTTAAGCTAAAATCTACCTACAGACACTAGGTTATATTGTTTAGACTAGAATCAAATATAATAAGTGAGTATTGACACCATCAAATGTATCACTTTATAACATAAACACTATACGTAATGGTACTGTTATTCCAACTCTTCCATTTATTTCGTTTAAAAATTCAGAGATGATGTTAATAATTTGGTCTTGAGCTACAGAAGAAAAATGATCCTTTTCTAATAGTTAAATCTTGTTAacgaaaatcatatttttatacaaataaaagtaacagCTTATTCAAGTGTATACAAGTAGATTACTAAAtacttaaagtaaaatataaagaaaattgtatactacaaatgtttattaaatttttctttaacatctgaTAAAGAATGTATAACAAAACGTAACACTTGAAgagaaataaatctttaaaacggcaatgttgttactttacttttaatccacaattaataaaattaatgttgaaCATTGTAGAATAACAGTAGAACATGGCCGATAAACTCATAATAGATTAATAAAATAGCGAAATTTTTGTATACATGTTGTAATGATTCATTTACAACGTACGGGTGTTTACATGCAGGTTAATTATAAGTAGCAAATGCAGTGTTCTTTTCTACTTATTAAAACGTCACATCAAAGAGAACACTGTAACATAATGAAAGAATTGTATAAAAGGGAATAGATGGAAAATAAGACTAAGTTTTTGAAACTTGCAGGTACAAATATCAAAAAACACAAACTTGTAACGTGGATTAAACGTTAATCTATGAATACATAAAAagattcttaattaattaattaaccaacttaaaatttctaattacTACAACATTGTTGTCTCTATCCTGTTATCTGTCGTTGGGAATGAACTCACAGTGAAAATATCTTCTAATATAAAGATTATTTCATCTTATTCATGAATGACCATCTTCTTCCAATCTCTACCTTTGGAACGCAATAGAAGAACTTTAAAAATTGAACTTAAATATGACACAGGA
This region includes:
- the LOC143255918 gene encoding methyltransferase-like protein 27, whose translation is MFQTKPGQVKHFFTKEVILLQGEQGFYSVKMPQTQFKELPQVETKVAKDQLKDVIKNASIQERPCEETMKYYKKWASDYDKDTSEAEYNGPDVTAEALAELQLPKTAKILDVAAGTGLVGEALRKRGFTNIDGLDGSQALLDIAKKKNVYLRYITALIGEGRRAPIDDNEYDGVVLSGAFSPGHLYTDCLPELIRIVKPGGYICWSMRDFSCYSERFKEDKFNEGVNELCRAGLWKKVHEPYTFQNFLVGKEGKIYSMLVTK